Proteins encoded by one window of Sardina pilchardus chromosome 7, fSarPil1.1, whole genome shotgun sequence:
- the ccn5 gene encoding WNT1-inducible-signaling pathway protein 2, which yields MKHTQTGARVVAWALLLSMGTQVWSQQCGGSCQCPSVVPSCPAGVPLILDGCQCCQVCARQPGEACSDANPCDIKKRLACDYSASFPGDPGECVSEDELGCELNGVQYQEGQVFQPSCAMRCRCAGGGVSCVSLCPEDVRVPTADCPHPQRRLLPGACCQQWVCDTMDNSIPQDGHAASGMAWGVLPGPPLNPSAGCMDHSTEWSACSRTCGPGVSTRLTNQNAACRLERQTRLCTVRPCSLRPSRGPAWRRGCQSSVRAPVPVRLRHRRCVSTRVFQPLYCGLCSDARCCTPHRTATVPATFRCPRGPPLRLSVMTIKSCACHRNCPAPAPVPARRQTQRRSPAPYWA from the exons atgaagcacacacagacgggGGCGAGGGTCGTTGCCTgggctctgctcctctccatgGGCACACAG GTCTGGAGCCAGCAGTGTGGGGGGTCGTGCCAGTGCCCGTCGGTGGTGCCCAGCTGCCCCGCGGGGGTGCCCCTGATCTTGGACGGCTGCCAATGCTGCCAGGTGTGTGCCCGTCAACCTGGCGAGGCCTGCAGCGACGCCAACCCCTGCGACATCAAGAAGAGACTGGCATGCGACTACAGTGCCAGCTTCCCTGGTGACccgggggagtgtgtga gtGAGGACGAGCTGGGCTGTGAGTTGAACGGTGTGCAGTACCAGGAGGGCCAGGTGTTCCAGCCGTCGTGTGCCATGCGGTGCCGCTGTGCGGGCGGAGGGGTGAGCTGCGTGTCGCTGTGCCCGGAGGACGTGCGCGTGCCCACCGCCGACTGCCCGCACCCCCAGCGCAGGCTGCTGCCCGGGGCCTGCTGCCAGCAGTGGGTGTGTGACACCATGGACAACAGCATCCCACAGGATGGACATGCAG CATCAGGCATGGCATGGGGCGTTCTCCCCGGGCCCCCGCTCAACCCGTCCGCTGGCTGCATGGACCACAGCACCGAGTGGAGCGCCTGCTCGCGCACCTGTGGACCCGGCGTCTCCACCCGCCTGACCAATCAGAACGCAGCGTGCCGCCTGGAGAGACAGACGCGTCTCTGCACCGTCCGGCCTTGCAGCCTCCGCCCCTCACGAGGCCCAGCG tggCGGCGAGGGTGCCAGTCGAGCGTGCGCGCCCCGGTCCCGGTGCGTCTGCGGCACCGGCGCTGCGTCAGCACGCGCGTCTTCCAGCCGCTCTACTGCGGCCTGTGCTCGGACGCCCGCTGCTGCacgccgcaccgcaccgccaCCGTGCCCGCAACCTTCCGCTGCCCGCGCGGCCCGCCGCTACGCCTCAGCGTCATGACCATCAAGTCCTGCGCCTGCCACCGCAACTGCCCGGCGCCCGCGCCCGTGCCCGCCCGCAGGCAAACGCAACGGAGGAGTCCTGCCCCCTACTGGGCGTAG